The following proteins are encoded in a genomic region of Astatotilapia calliptera chromosome 22, fAstCal1.2, whole genome shotgun sequence:
- the LOC113014856 gene encoding lactose-binding lectin l-2-like, with protein MILLLFLFSLALGAPSESASDGSEVKLQHDDHRVQLLRGSCPPFWYSFNGRCYKYVATHMSWADAELYCVSQRANLVSIHSREEEEFVKSLIKNFDHAERWTWIGLSDIHKEGRWMWSDGCAVSFVYWSAGQPNNDGKDQHCGHTNVNKEKKWNDYQCSLNLASVCATQITCP; from the exons ATGATCTTGCTCCTCTTCTTGTTCAGTCTGGCTCTGGGTGCTCCTTCTGAGTCTGCTTCTGACGGCAGTGAAGTGAAGCTACAACATG ATGACCACAGAGTTCAACTACTGCGTGGAAGCTGTCCCCCGTTCTGGTACAGCTTCAATGGCCGCTGCTACAAATATGTGGCCACACACATGAGCTGGGCTGATGCAGAGCTCTACTGTGTGTCACAGCGAGCCAACCTGGTGTCTATCCACAGCAGGGAGGAAGAAGagtttgttaaatcattaattaagaACTTTGACCATGCTGAGCGATGGACCTGGATTGGACTGAGTGACATCCATAAAGAAGGCAGATGGATGTGGTCTGATGGTTGTGCAGTGAGTTTTGTCTACTGGAGTGCTGGACAACCAAACAACGATGGAAAAGATCAGCACTGTGGTCACACCAACGTgaataaagaaaagaagtgGAATGATTACCAGTGTTCTCTCAATTTAGCTTCTGTTTGTGCAACACAAATAACCTGCCCATAG